A stretch of the Rodentibacter haemolyticus genome encodes the following:
- the mscK gene encoding mechanosensitive channel MscK — protein sequence MKLSRFLTALSASLIMGFALSYPAVAEQAKFLPTEQSLKTDLAAAQEMADGELKKAKIEQLQASLNLLQRIQTQQKNNDELDDALNSADAEIQKNNAELQGLKKSLEQVKSDDYKESSLDNLQETLDKLNAQQQETQIELTAANTLVAGQSSVSERAQTALADNLKRSQELNQQLSDSSLSSELQQQYQLELQLIDLKNKANQTLLKNSDQLSLLYQSRYDLLNMKQQLQQQQIAAIQEVINQKNLEQSQNKVEQAQQRQQSAVKNDYIQKTLDFNAQLSQLLLQQTEKTNTLTQDELRMRNVLDNLTQTQRTLDEQISALQGTLVLSRIIQQQKQKLPTNLNIQGLSKEIADLRVQIFDITQRRNELYDLDAYIQKIETDENQTFTVAEKTQLISLFTERRKMGSDLIKSLNNQLNLAISLELTQQQITQISDQIQSKLEQQSFWVKSNNPINLDWLKMLPMSLNEQFNGIVKHLGLPTNYDNLPSLLTYAFILLLVGGAILKFKPRIKQRLAMINGEINTLRADTQWHTPMALILTGLLNLSGTLWFLAVCQLIGFFFFRNPQEFWDWSFRMAGYWWFFNVWFAIYRPNGIFVQHFGFAQADAERFRGVVKRIIIAVVLLLNTSVFSHVMDNGLANDVLGELITIASLVFCLVIIAPRFNRALRAYEEHQSQRNNIIVKVIQILLQLTPIGFIILVVLGYYYTVLNLIQHIINSYIAWCIWFILRNVIYRGITVSSRRLAHRRLMEKRRQKAEEFNDGSPSDDVVVMNDQEEGLALNEVRNQLLRFADLFIWTALFAIFYFVWSDLVTVASYLRDITLWQQISVVDGANVTESITLFNLLVALVIVVITYVLVRNISGILEVMLFSRLKLSQGTPYTITTLLTYIIVAVGGAWAFATLGMSWSKLQWLFAALSVGLGFGMQEIFANFVSGIILLFERPIRVGDTVTINGVSGTVAKIRIRAITLIDFDRKEVIVPNKSFVTGQVINWALSNTMTRLVVSVGVAYGSDLELVKKLLLQAANEQPAVLKEPEPRAFFLTFGASTLDHELRVYVGQLSERTNTIDALNRRINELFAENNIDIAFNQLDVFIKNNDTGEEISFVEANSTKLAVK from the coding sequence ATGAAATTATCCCGTTTTTTAACCGCACTTTCCGCAAGCCTTATTATGGGCTTCGCGTTATCTTATCCGGCTGTGGCGGAGCAGGCGAAATTTTTACCGACCGAGCAAAGCTTGAAGACTGATTTGGCGGCTGCGCAGGAAATGGCTGATGGAGAGTTGAAAAAAGCGAAAATAGAACAGTTGCAAGCTTCGCTTAATTTGTTGCAACGCATTCAAACCCAGCAAAAAAATAATGACGAACTAGATGATGCCCTGAACAGCGCGGATGCGGAGATCCAAAAAAATAACGCGGAGTTACAGGGGCTGAAGAAATCATTGGAGCAGGTAAAATCTGATGATTATAAGGAGAGCTCATTAGATAATTTACAAGAGACCCTTGATAAACTAAATGCTCAGCAGCAGGAAACGCAAATTGAATTGACAGCGGCTAATACTTTGGTTGCCGGACAGAGTTCCGTCTCAGAACGTGCACAAACCGCATTGGCGGATAATTTAAAACGTAGCCAAGAATTGAATCAACAACTTTCCGATAGCTCGTTAAGTAGCGAATTGCAACAACAATATCAGTTGGAGTTGCAGCTTATTGATCTTAAAAATAAGGCCAATCAAACGTTATTGAAAAACAGTGATCAGCTTTCTTTGCTTTACCAAAGTCGCTATGACTTGTTGAATATGAAACAGCAGCTTCAGCAACAACAAATAGCGGCAATTCAAGAAGTAATTAACCAAAAAAATCTAGAACAAAGCCAAAATAAGGTTGAACAGGCACAGCAACGCCAGCAAAGTGCGGTTAAAAATGACTACATTCAAAAAACCTTGGATTTTAATGCTCAGTTAAGTCAGTTGTTGCTACAGCAAACGGAAAAAACAAACACATTAACGCAAGATGAGCTCAGAATGCGTAATGTATTGGATAACTTAACTCAAACGCAACGTACCCTTGATGAACAAATTAGTGCTTTACAAGGAACGTTGGTGCTTTCACGCATTATTCAACAACAAAAACAAAAATTACCGACAAACTTAAATATTCAAGGGCTATCAAAGGAAATTGCCGATTTACGGGTGCAAATTTTTGATATTACCCAACGCCGTAATGAGCTATACGATCTTGACGCCTATATTCAAAAAATTGAAACGGACGAAAATCAAACCTTTACAGTGGCAGAAAAGACACAGTTAATAAGTTTGTTTACGGAACGCCGTAAAATGGGGTCTGATCTTATTAAATCATTAAATAATCAGTTAAATTTGGCGATTTCTTTAGAACTCACCCAACAGCAAATTACGCAGATTAGTGATCAAATTCAGTCAAAGTTGGAACAACAAAGTTTTTGGGTGAAAAGTAATAATCCGATAAATTTGGATTGGTTGAAAATGTTACCAATGTCATTAAATGAACAATTTAATGGTATCGTGAAACATCTAGGATTGCCGACTAATTATGACAATTTGCCGTCATTACTCACTTATGCCTTTATCCTACTACTGGTCGGCGGGGCGATTTTAAAATTCAAACCAAGAATTAAACAACGTTTGGCAATGATCAACGGTGAAATAAATACATTGCGAGCGGATACCCAATGGCACACACCGATGGCATTGATATTAACCGGTTTATTAAATTTATCCGGCACGCTTTGGTTTTTAGCGGTTTGTCAATTAATCGGCTTTTTCTTCTTCCGTAATCCGCAGGAATTTTGGGATTGGTCGTTCCGAATGGCGGGATACTGGTGGTTCTTTAACGTGTGGTTTGCGATTTATCGTCCAAACGGCATTTTTGTGCAACATTTTGGCTTTGCTCAAGCGGATGCGGAAAGATTTCGTGGCGTAGTAAAACGTATCATTATTGCGGTTGTGCTGTTATTAAATACTTCGGTATTTAGCCACGTGATGGATAATGGTTTGGCAAATGATGTATTGGGTGAACTGATTACCATTGCCTCGCTTGTTTTCTGTCTTGTGATTATTGCACCGCGTTTTAATCGTGCATTGCGTGCTTATGAAGAACATCAATCACAGCGTAATAATATCATCGTAAAAGTGATTCAGATTCTACTGCAACTCACACCAATCGGGTTTATCATCTTAGTAGTGTTGGGATATTACTACACTGTGTTGAATCTTATCCAACATATTATCAATTCTTATATTGCTTGGTGTATTTGGTTTATTCTACGTAACGTCATTTATCGTGGTATTACGGTATCCTCACGCCGTTTGGCTCATCGCCGTTTAATGGAAAAACGTCGTCAAAAAGCGGAAGAATTTAACGATGGTTCGCCTTCGGACGATGTGGTTGTAATGAATGATCAAGAGGAAGGATTAGCGTTAAATGAAGTGAGAAATCAATTGTTACGTTTTGCCGATCTCTTTATCTGGACGGCATTATTCGCCATTTTCTACTTTGTTTGGTCGGATCTCGTCACGGTTGCCAGCTATTTACGGGATATTACGTTATGGCAACAGATTTCTGTTGTAGATGGTGCGAATGTAACGGAAAGTATCACGCTCTTTAATTTATTGGTCGCTTTGGTTATCGTGGTGATCACATATGTATTGGTACGGAATATTTCAGGTATTTTAGAAGTGATGCTTTTCTCACGTCTGAAATTATCACAAGGAACGCCTTACACTATCACGACATTATTAACCTATATTATCGTTGCCGTTGGTGGGGCATGGGCGTTCGCAACGTTGGGAATGTCTTGGTCGAAATTACAATGGTTATTTGCCGCACTTTCTGTTGGTCTTGGTTTCGGTATGCAAGAAATCTTCGCAAACTTTGTTTCCGGTATTATCTTGCTTTTTGAACGTCCGATTCGTGTGGGAGATACGGTAACAATTAACGGCGTAAGCGGTACGGTTGCGAAGATTCGGATTCGTGCGATTACATTAATTGATTTTGATCGTAAAGAGGTGATTGTACCGAATAAATCCTTTGTTACGGGACAGGTGATCAACTGGGCGCTTTCAAATACAATGACACGTTTAGTGGTGAGTGTAGGTGTCGCTTATGGCTCCGATTTAGAATTGGTGAAAAAATTATTGCTTCAGGCAGCTAATGAGCAGCCGGCGGTTTTAAAAGAGCCTGAGCCGAGAGCATTTTTCCTCACCTTTGGTGCAAGCACATTGGATCACGAATTGCGTGTTTATGTCGGACAGCTTTCTGAGCGCACAAATACCATTGATGCACTCAATCGCCGAATTAACGAACTCTTTGCTGAAAATAATATTGATATTGCATTTAATCAACTTGATGTTTTTATTAAAAATAATGATACGGGTGAAGAAATATCTTTCGTAGAGGCGAATAGCACAAAATTAGCCGTAAAATAA
- the menE gene encoding o-succinylbenzoate--CoA ligase: MSVTKLFPWQVFANDPLYCEKVALRSSQGELFTWIDVAYKINQMAAFLQMRGITEGITSKSAVAFCGKNSESILFLYLAAIQCGVKILGLNPAFPDERVNALCREYGVDLCLRDEDLTQAYSVSAPCVFTTADFSQPATMTLTSGSSGIPKAVVHNVQSHLDNAVGVCRLMNFDCTQSWLFSLPLYHVSGQGIVWRWLACGAALHFPQADFYASLLQSTHASLVPTQLQRLLDYLAQHPQVDFSTRHILLGGAHIPVELTQRVCQYGIASYSGYGMTEMASTVFAKKSDDFSGVGQPLFGREFRLVNDEIWLKGAGLALGYWKNNEIKPLTNEEGWLQTKDKGIWQNNELVIVGRLDNMFISGGENIQPEEIEKQLLQSGLVKQAFVLPKEDAEFGARPVAILEFHERFTESAVEKLRIFLQERLARFKLPVAYYMLPSNLQQGAIKISRKVLTQWLAQQKYDK; the protein is encoded by the coding sequence TTGTCAGTAACTAAATTATTCCCTTGGCAGGTTTTTGCCAATGATCCTCTGTATTGTGAAAAAGTCGCATTGCGTTCATCGCAAGGTGAACTTTTTACTTGGATCGATGTTGCCTATAAAATCAATCAGATGGCGGCATTTTTGCAAATGCGCGGCATAACGGAGGGGATTACATCTAAAAGTGCGGTCGCTTTTTGTGGTAAAAATTCAGAAAGCATCCTTTTCCTCTATTTGGCGGCGATTCAATGCGGTGTCAAGATTCTCGGTTTAAACCCGGCATTTCCTGATGAAAGAGTGAATGCGTTATGTCGGGAATATGGCGTTGATTTATGTTTGCGCGATGAAGATCTCACGCAGGCTTACTCCGTTTCTGCACCGTGTGTTTTTACTACGGCGGATTTTTCTCAACCTGCAACGATGACGCTAACATCAGGTTCAAGCGGTATACCGAAAGCAGTGGTGCATAATGTTCAATCTCATTTGGACAATGCTGTCGGCGTGTGTCGATTAATGAATTTTGATTGCACGCAATCTTGGTTATTTTCCCTGCCGTTGTATCACGTTTCAGGACAAGGGATTGTGTGGCGTTGGCTGGCTTGTGGCGCAGCGTTGCATTTTCCACAAGCGGATTTTTACGCTTCCTTATTGCAATCTACCCACGCTTCATTAGTGCCGACCCAATTGCAGCGTTTACTTGATTATTTGGCACAACACCCTCAAGTTGACTTCAGTACGCGTCATATTTTATTGGGTGGCGCACATATTCCGGTCGAGCTCACACAAAGGGTTTGCCAATATGGTATTGCCTCGTATAGCGGTTATGGTATGACGGAAATGGCATCAACGGTTTTTGCGAAAAAGTCCGATGATTTTTCTGGCGTGGGACAGCCGCTTTTCGGACGAGAGTTTCGGTTGGTGAATGATGAAATCTGGCTTAAAGGTGCAGGGCTTGCTTTAGGATATTGGAAAAATAATGAAATTAAACCGCTGACAAATGAGGAAGGTTGGTTACAGACCAAAGACAAAGGCATTTGGCAAAATAATGAATTGGTGATTGTCGGGCGTTTAGATAATATGTTTATTTCCGGTGGAGAAAATATTCAGCCGGAGGAAATTGAAAAGCAACTTTTACAATCAGGTCTCGTGAAACAAGCCTTTGTATTACCGAAGGAAGATGCAGAATTTGGTGCGAGGCCGGTAGCGATTCTCGAGTTTCACGAACGGTTCACGGAAAGTGCGGTCGAAAAGTTACGCATTTTTTTACAAGAACGTTTAGCCCGTTTTAAGCTGCCCGTTGCTTATTATATGTTGCCCTCAAATTTACAGCAGGGCGCAATTAAAATTTCACGTAAGGTGTTGACGCAATGGTTAGCGCAGCAAAAATATGACAAATAG
- a CDS encoding alpha/beta fold hydrolase, whose product MPNSQLLNYQFHQTKQAINQPTLVFIHGLFGDMNNLGVIARAFSDNYSILRVDLRNHGQSFHSESMNYDLMAEDVFALIQHLKLEKVILIGHSMGGKTSMKLTALHPEIVEKLIVIDIAPIVYGNERHQDVFKGLFSVKNATPRSRQAAKPILEREIQDPAVVQFMLKSFEPGSPEFFRFNLTALFNNYPHLMDWQSVQVDTPTLFIKGGDSSYIKVEDTARILEQFPNATSFTVNGCGHWVHAEKPEFVIRAINRFLNKN is encoded by the coding sequence ATGCCTAATTCTCAATTATTGAACTATCAATTTCACCAAACAAAACAAGCAATTAATCAACCTACGCTGGTTTTTATTCACGGTTTATTCGGCGATATGAATAATCTTGGCGTTATCGCACGTGCCTTTAGTGATAATTATTCTATCTTGCGGGTTGATTTACGTAACCATGGACAAAGTTTTCATTCGGAATCAATGAATTACGATCTAATGGCAGAAGATGTATTCGCTCTCATTCAGCACCTCAAATTAGAAAAAGTGATTTTGATCGGACATTCTATGGGTGGAAAAACTTCAATGAAATTGACCGCACTTCATCCTGAAATCGTTGAAAAATTAATTGTCATTGATATAGCGCCTATTGTTTATGGGAACGAAAGACATCAAGATGTATTTAAAGGGCTGTTTTCTGTCAAGAACGCTACGCCACGAAGCCGTCAAGCAGCCAAACCGATTTTAGAACGGGAAATCCAAGATCCCGCGGTGGTACAATTTATGCTGAAATCTTTTGAACCCGGTTCACCTGAATTTTTTCGTTTCAATCTGACCGCACTTTTCAATAATTACCCACATTTGATGGATTGGCAATCCGTTCAGGTTGACACCCCGACATTATTTATCAAAGGGGGGGATTCATCTTACATTAAAGTGGAAGATACCGCCCGTATTTTAGAACAATTTCCGAATGCGACTTCATTTACGGTAAACGGTTGTGGACATTGGGTTCATGCAGAAAAACCCGAGTTTGTCATTCGGGCAATCAATCGGTTTTTAAATAAGAATTAA
- the fldA gene encoding flavodoxin FldA, whose amino-acid sequence MAVVGLFYGSDTGNTENIAKMIQKQLGNELVDIRDIAKTSKEDIEAYDFLLFGIPTWYYGEAQADWDDFFPTLEEIDFTDKLVAIFGCGDQEDYADYFCDAIGTVRDIVEPRGAIVVGNWPTDGYTFEASKALLDDGTFIGLCIDEDRQPELTAERVEKWCKQIYEEMCLAELA is encoded by the coding sequence ATGGCAGTAGTGGGTCTATTTTATGGTAGCGATACGGGCAATACCGAAAATATCGCCAAAATGATTCAAAAACAATTAGGCAATGAATTAGTGGATATTCGCGATATTGCAAAAACCTCAAAAGAAGATATTGAAGCCTATGATTTTTTACTTTTTGGTATCCCTACTTGGTATTATGGTGAAGCCCAAGCCGATTGGGATGATTTTTTCCCAACACTAGAAGAAATTGACTTTACCGACAAATTAGTAGCAATTTTCGGTTGCGGCGATCAAGAAGACTATGCGGATTATTTCTGTGATGCTATCGGCACAGTACGCGATATTGTTGAACCGCGTGGCGCAATCGTTGTTGGTAATTGGCCAACGGATGGTTACACTTTTGAAGCCTCAAAAGCACTATTAGACGACGGCACCTTCATCGGTTTATGTATTGATGAAGATCGCCAACCGGAGCTGACGGCGGAACGCGTAGAAAAATGGTGTAAACAAATTTATGAAGAAATGTGTTTAGCTGAGCTCGCCTAA
- the fur gene encoding ferric iron uptake transcriptional regulator: MSEENIKLLKKAGLKITEPRLTILALMQNHKNEHFSAEDVYKILLEQGSDIGLATVYRVLNQFDEAHILIRHNFEGNKSVFELAPTEHHDHIICEDCGKVFEFSDNLIEQRQKEISEQYGIQLKAHSLYLYGKCSDIEKCEEIKKDKDN, translated from the coding sequence ATGTCTGAAGAAAATATTAAATTGCTAAAAAAAGCAGGTTTAAAAATTACCGAACCTCGCTTAACTATTTTAGCGTTAATGCAAAATCACAAAAATGAGCATTTTTCGGCAGAAGATGTGTACAAAATTTTGTTAGAACAAGGGAGCGATATCGGTCTGGCAACGGTTTATCGCGTATTAAACCAATTTGACGAAGCACATATTTTAATTCGCCACAATTTTGAAGGAAATAAATCGGTTTTTGAACTCGCCCCGACAGAACATCATGACCACATCATCTGTGAAGATTGTGGTAAAGTATTTGAGTTTTCTGATAATCTTATCGAACAACGCCAAAAAGAAATCAGCGAACAATACGGCATTCAATTAAAAGCTCATAGTTTGTACCTTTACGGCAAATGTAGCGATATTGAGAAATGCGAAGAAATTAAAAAAGATAAAGACAATTAA
- a CDS encoding peptide ABC transporter substrate-binding protein → MNNFSLFGLKSAVIFSILFILSGCDKLNSPKSENQPESTISSEQSAQILESYRENLIRGMRFEPVLEPWQVKEEEQLSLIRDLFEGLTAYDAQGNIVPAAAESWQTQDNKIWRFVLREGLMWSNGEPLTAQDFVFSWQALSQSQTPLKSYLLYLNLKNAKAVLDKKQPLKDLGISVENDRTLLISLDKPTPYLPEMLAHIALLPQYRDSSLQVSNGAYMFSSRDGKGIHLVKNPYYWKKESVSFKRVDYIPYDGEASLSGLDVVWDIGDTTNNVQYFPKLCSYFYEFNLRDPKLTDPLVRKAIASLVSVVNITHNEMPTGIPSSYFLPKAMLQGVDSKWEPVVAEQLLAQAKITEKQPLILQLSYDDTPLQRNIANRLARQLSESDLLRVETQPMSWQQLQKKRTKGEFQLIRSGWCGDFNHPMAFLGLFYSKSPDNKSGYANSKYDKLFEQALKSTSEKERSEIYLKLSEIIEQENVVLPLFQYTIPVYIASSVMGAKQNPIGSISSKDLWRKVETPE, encoded by the coding sequence ATGAATAACTTTTCCTTATTCGGTTTAAAAAGTGCGGTCATTTTTTCCATTCTTTTTATTCTGAGTGGTTGTGATAAATTAAACAGTCCGAAGTCGGAAAATCAACCTGAATCAACGATTTCATCGGAACAGTCGGCTCAAATTTTGGAATCCTATCGTGAGAATTTAATTCGTGGTATGAGGTTTGAGCCTGTTTTAGAACCTTGGCAAGTAAAAGAGGAAGAACAACTCTCGCTTATTCGTGATTTATTTGAAGGTTTGACGGCTTATGACGCCCAAGGAAATATTGTGCCGGCCGCAGCCGAAAGTTGGCAAACGCAAGATAATAAAATATGGCGGTTTGTTTTGCGTGAAGGTTTAATGTGGTCAAATGGCGAACCTTTAACGGCGCAAGATTTTGTGTTTTCTTGGCAGGCGCTTTCCCAATCGCAAACACCGCTGAAATCTTATTTATTATATTTGAATTTGAAAAACGCAAAGGCGGTTTTGGATAAAAAACAGCCGCTTAAAGATCTTGGAATCTCAGTGGAAAATGACCGCACTTTGTTGATTTCTTTAGATAAACCCACGCCTTATTTGCCGGAAATGCTGGCTCATATCGCATTGCTGCCACAATATAGGGATTCAAGCCTGCAGGTATCAAATGGCGCTTATATGTTTTCATCACGTGATGGAAAGGGTATCCATTTAGTGAAAAATCCATATTATTGGAAGAAAGAGAGTGTGTCGTTCAAACGGGTGGATTATATACCTTACGATGGAGAAGCATCTCTTTCCGGATTGGATGTCGTGTGGGATATTGGAGATACAACAAATAACGTTCAGTATTTTCCAAAACTATGTAGTTATTTTTATGAGTTTAATTTGCGTGATCCCAAATTAACCGATCCTTTAGTGAGAAAAGCGATAGCCTCGCTGGTTTCTGTTGTCAACATTACTCATAATGAAATGCCAACCGGCATTCCAAGTTCTTATTTTTTACCGAAAGCGATGCTGCAAGGAGTAGATTCAAAGTGGGAACCTGTGGTCGCGGAGCAGTTACTGGCGCAAGCTAAAATTACTGAAAAGCAGCCGTTAATTTTGCAGCTTAGTTATGATGACACTCCACTACAGCGTAATATTGCCAATCGACTGGCACGACAATTATCGGAATCGGATTTATTACGTGTGGAAACACAACCGATGAGTTGGCAACAGTTGCAAAAGAAACGAACAAAAGGGGAATTTCAATTGATTCGCTCCGGTTGGTGCGGGGATTTTAATCATCCTATGGCGTTTTTAGGTCTATTTTATTCAAAAAGTCCGGATAATAAGAGCGGTTACGCTAATTCAAAATACGATAAACTTTTTGAGCAGGCGTTAAAAAGCACATCAGAAAAAGAGCGGTCGGAAATTTACTTAAAATTAAGTGAGATCATTGAACAAGAAAATGTCGTTCTTCCACTGTTTCAATATACTATACCGGTTTATATTGCATCTTCGGTAATGGGAGCGAAACAAAACCCGATCGGATCGATTTCCAGCAAAGATCTGTGGCGAAAAGTAGAAACCCCCGAATAA
- a CDS encoding YbaN family protein encodes MKYVYILLGFLSLGLGIIGIFLPILPTTPFLLLTLFFFAKGSKRLEAWFLRTSVYQKHLKSFNERRAMTKKTKISILFFSTTMLLSGFYFTPSVVGRSIIAVLIAVKYWFFLFWIKTEEIENEPIRENEAENE; translated from the coding sequence ATGAAGTACGTTTATATTTTATTGGGTTTTCTTTCTCTCGGGCTCGGTATTATTGGTATTTTTCTCCCGATTTTACCGACAACGCCATTTCTTTTACTCACTTTATTTTTCTTTGCCAAAGGTTCAAAACGTTTGGAGGCTTGGTTTCTTCGTACCTCCGTTTATCAGAAGCATTTAAAATCCTTTAATGAACGTCGTGCAATGACAAAGAAAACGAAGATTTCGATTTTGTTTTTTTCTACTACGATGTTGTTGAGCGGTTTTTATTTCACACCGAGTGTTGTCGGTAGAAGTATTATTGCGGTGTTGATCGCCGTAAAATATTGGTTTTTCTTATTCTGGATAAAAACCGAAGAAATAGAAAACGAACCGATTCGGGAAAATGAGGCTGAAAATGAATAA
- the prlC gene encoding oligopeptidase A, whose translation MSNPLLNLQGLPPFSQITPEHIQPAIEKLIQDCRDTIEQVLNQPHFTWENFILPLTEASDRLSRAWSPVSHLNSVKNSPELRQTYQACLPLLSEYSTWVGQHKGLYNAYLALKNSPEFATYSVAQKKAIENSLRDFDLSGIGLSEEKQKRYGEISARLSELNSQFSNNVLDATMGWEKIIEDEAELSGLPESALLAAKQSAESKSLKGYRFTLEIPSYLPVMTYCENRALREEMYRAYTTRASEQGPNTGKWDNSLVMEEILTLRVELAKLLGFGTYTELSLATKMAENPQQVLDFLDSLAERAKPQGEKELQELKDYCEKNFSVTELAPWDIGFYSEKQKQHLYAINDEELRPYFPEDRVISGLFELVKRIFNIRAIERFDVDTWHKNVRFFDLIDEKDQIRGSFYLDLYARENKRGGAWMDDCIGKKRKIDGSIQTPVAYLTCNFNAPIGDKPALFTHDEVTTLFHEFGHGIHHMLTQIEVSDVAGINGVPWDAVELPSQFMENWCWEEEALAFISGHYETGEPLPKEKLTQLLKAKNFQAAMFILRQLEFGIFDFRLHHTFAPEKTNQILDTLKAVKSQVAVMKGVDWARTPHSFSHIFAGGYAAGYYSYLWAEVLSADAFSRFEEEGIFNPITGKSFLDEILTRGGSEEPMELFKRFRGREPQLDALLRHKGITN comes from the coding sequence ATGTCAAATCCATTACTTAATCTTCAAGGCTTACCGCCTTTCTCACAAATCACTCCGGAACATATTCAACCTGCAATTGAAAAACTTATTCAAGATTGCCGCGATACGATAGAACAGGTGCTAAATCAACCGCACTTTACCTGGGAAAACTTTATTTTACCTTTAACGGAAGCCAGTGATCGCCTAAGCCGTGCTTGGTCTCCGGTTTCTCACTTAAACTCCGTAAAAAATAGCCCCGAATTAAGACAAACCTATCAAGCCTGCCTTCCGTTACTTTCTGAATATAGCACTTGGGTGGGACAGCATAAAGGACTTTATAACGCTTATTTAGCACTTAAAAACAGCCCTGAATTTGCCACTTATTCCGTAGCGCAAAAAAAAGCGATTGAAAATTCACTACGTGATTTTGATCTTTCCGGAATCGGCCTGTCGGAAGAAAAACAAAAACGCTACGGTGAAATTTCAGCACGCTTATCAGAACTCAATTCACAATTCAGCAATAATGTACTCGATGCCACCATGGGCTGGGAAAAAATCATTGAAGATGAAGCAGAGCTCTCCGGCTTACCCGAATCCGCCCTACTGGCGGCAAAACAATCTGCCGAAAGCAAAAGTTTAAAAGGCTATCGTTTTACCCTTGAAATCCCTAGCTATTTACCGGTGATGACCTATTGCGAAAACCGTGCGTTACGTGAAGAAATGTATCGCGCCTACACTACACGAGCCTCAGAGCAAGGCCCGAATACAGGCAAATGGGACAACAGTCTGGTTATGGAAGAAATCCTAACTTTGCGTGTAGAGTTGGCAAAATTACTCGGCTTTGGCACTTATACCGAGCTTTCCCTTGCCACAAAAATGGCAGAAAACCCACAGCAGGTTTTAGATTTCCTGGATAGCTTGGCAGAACGGGCAAAACCACAGGGGGAAAAAGAATTACAAGAACTGAAAGACTATTGTGAAAAGAATTTTAGTGTAACAGAGCTTGCTCCTTGGGATATCGGCTTTTACAGCGAAAAACAAAAACAACATTTATATGCTATTAACGATGAAGAACTTCGCCCGTATTTTCCTGAAGATCGCGTGATTTCAGGTCTATTTGAGTTGGTCAAACGTATTTTCAATATCCGAGCGATAGAACGTTTTGATGTGGATACTTGGCATAAAAACGTTCGTTTCTTTGATTTAATTGATGAAAAAGATCAAATCCGCGGAAGTTTTTATCTTGATCTTTACGCCCGCGAAAACAAACGCGGTGGCGCGTGGATGGATGATTGTATCGGCAAAAAACGTAAAATTGACGGTTCAATCCAAACACCGGTCGCTTATTTAACCTGCAACTTTAACGCACCCATCGGCGATAAACCGGCATTGTTTACACACGATGAAGTAACAACGCTATTCCACGAATTCGGTCATGGTATTCACCATATGCTCACGCAAATTGAAGTATCGGATGTAGCCGGTATCAATGGCGTACCTTGGGATGCGGTAGAATTGCCAAGTCAGTTTATGGAAAACTGGTGCTGGGAAGAAGAGGCACTTGCGTTTATTTCCGGTCATTATGAAACCGGTGAACCCTTGCCAAAAGAAAAACTCACCCAATTATTGAAAGCCAAAAACTTCCAAGCAGCGATGTTTATCTTACGTCAACTTGAATTTGGCATTTTCGATTTCCGTTTACACCACACCTTTGCCCCTGAAAAAACCAATCAAATTTTGGATACGTTAAAAGCGGTCAAATCTCAAGTTGCCGTGATGAAAGGCGTAGATTGGGCAAGAACCCCACACAGTTTCAGCCACATTTTCGCAGGTGGCTATGCAGCGGGTTACTATAGCTATTTATGGGCGGAAGTTCTCTCGGCTGATGCTTTCTCACGCTTTGAAGAAGAGGGAATCTTTAACCCGATTACCGGTAAATCTTTCCTAGATGAAATCTTAACCCGCGGTGGCTCCGAAGAACCAATGGAATTATTTAAACGCTTCCGTGGACGAGAGCCACAATTAGACGCCTTATTGAGACACAAAGGTATCACAAACTAA